In a genomic window of Blastocatellia bacterium:
- a CDS encoding DUF499 domain-containing protein, translating into MTTKALRPWTELVKLHPDVEAGVLTEAVFAIDLGAIAAGDPNVPVVNRDPEAFFRATYLTTDLRKLLDEVLASLAGRHGYNRVLKLRTPFGGGKSHTLAALLHAARHPEALVQLPEAQQLARPANVAVAVFDGEKFDARNGKELEGGRTIRTMWGWIAWQIDPERAFPIVAGHDQDRVAPGGDVIRDLLSKGASGRPVLLLLDEVLKYMERAAAVSVLDSTLQRQAKDFFQNLTVEVAGSTNAALVYSLTWSAREALGNVALLAEIDKLASRVDQLREPVTGDEILHILKRRLLGAAPDHGVATEVATAYQDVVTGMRRAHAETPAERLQAEEEGRLLRDRMRAAYPFHPALIDLMRERWTAVDAFQRTRGALRFLASCMHSLKRNGGARLLLGPSDVPLKDVDVRVKMLKELGAQNDYDPVITADIEGPNARAKRIDERMARETPALASVKPATRLATAILLYSFGGLRREGAGETETLPAGVTESELLAACVGPDLDNITATAVLSELRNACLYLHYDGVRYCFKKDPNVTKLIEDAEQEISRQEAQAGGRGPVRDKIKELLDARLAGHHAAVVWPERSQDIPDGEPRFLVAYLPLEFAGETKAEQERVANDYLSKYGDRPRRYRNGLGLAIPDKKQIEGLRRAVRYLLAIERVEARKQQLRLTKDQLDQLKERKRTEEAAAESCLRDLYIAVWLPRVANGEIALERVERGGRPLQAAGIHERVMELLTSVGIPRLHGSVTPRKVAERVKLGDAVPQGGAPVLGVKASEVLESFFRDLVPPRLESSEVLRKAIVRGVAEGTFAYTSGPQPVLGADGKFQVSRDKVVVGRPLAEDEVDFESGFLMAPAAVPEAAVPLGGGAGPTPSGTAGGGEFSPQPADSGVAPDSPTATRAGTRPSAVRLRFKATRDQIFKAFPAIANLADKSDEQKVTVSVEGRSSEGFDPSWLRNAVEEPLEEANIEREPEEQPE; encoded by the coding sequence CGTTCCAGTCGTGAACCGGGACCCTGAGGCCTTCTTCCGCGCGACCTACCTCACGACCGATCTGCGGAAGCTCCTCGATGAGGTGCTGGCCTCGCTTGCGGGAAGGCACGGCTACAACCGCGTGCTCAAATTGCGCACGCCGTTCGGCGGCGGCAAATCGCATACGCTGGCGGCACTGCTGCACGCCGCCCGGCACCCCGAGGCGCTCGTTCAGCTGCCGGAGGCGCAGCAGTTGGCGCGGCCCGCGAACGTGGCGGTCGCCGTGTTCGACGGGGAAAAGTTCGATGCCCGCAACGGTAAGGAACTTGAAGGCGGCCGGACGATCCGCACGATGTGGGGATGGATCGCCTGGCAGATTGACCCGGAGCGGGCATTTCCCATCGTGGCGGGTCACGACCAGGATCGCGTCGCGCCGGGCGGCGACGTAATTCGGGACCTCCTCTCCAAAGGGGCGAGTGGACGCCCGGTGCTGCTGCTGCTTGACGAGGTCCTGAAGTACATGGAGCGGGCGGCCGCCGTGAGCGTGCTCGACTCGACGCTTCAGCGGCAGGCCAAGGACTTTTTCCAGAACTTGACCGTCGAGGTCGCAGGGAGCACGAACGCGGCGCTCGTCTACTCGCTCACCTGGAGCGCCCGGGAGGCGCTCGGGAACGTCGCCTTGCTGGCCGAGATTGACAAGCTTGCCAGCCGTGTAGACCAGCTTCGGGAACCAGTCACTGGGGACGAGATTCTGCACATCCTAAAGCGTCGGCTCCTCGGCGCTGCGCCGGACCACGGCGTCGCCACGGAGGTTGCGACTGCCTACCAGGATGTCGTCACAGGCATGCGGAGGGCCCATGCGGAAACGCCTGCCGAACGCCTGCAGGCCGAAGAGGAAGGCCGTCTCCTGCGCGACCGTATGCGGGCGGCTTACCCGTTCCATCCTGCGCTCATCGACCTCATGCGAGAGCGGTGGACGGCCGTGGATGCCTTCCAGAGGACGCGGGGTGCATTGCGTTTTCTCGCTTCCTGCATGCACTCGCTCAAGAGGAACGGTGGTGCCCGGCTGCTCCTTGGCCCCAGCGATGTGCCGCTCAAGGACGTTGATGTGCGGGTCAAGATGCTCAAGGAGCTCGGCGCCCAGAACGACTATGATCCGGTCATCACCGCAGACATCGAGGGGCCAAACGCGCGGGCCAAGCGGATTGACGAGCGGATGGCACGGGAGACGCCGGCACTGGCGAGCGTCAAGCCGGCCACGCGCCTGGCCACCGCCATCCTCCTGTACTCCTTCGGCGGTCTCCGGCGAGAGGGCGCAGGCGAGACCGAGACGCTGCCCGCTGGGGTGACGGAGAGCGAGCTGCTGGCAGCCTGTGTCGGGCCGGATTTGGACAACATCACGGCAACGGCGGTACTGTCCGAACTCCGCAACGCCTGCCTGTACCTCCACTATGACGGCGTCCGCTACTGCTTCAAGAAGGACCCGAACGTCACCAAACTCATCGAGGACGCGGAACAAGAGATCTCGCGGCAAGAGGCACAGGCGGGAGGTCGAGGGCCGGTTCGCGACAAAATCAAGGAGTTGCTCGATGCCCGCCTCGCGGGCCACCACGCGGCGGTCGTGTGGCCGGAGAGGAGCCAGGATATCCCCGATGGCGAGCCGCGCTTTTTGGTAGCCTATCTTCCGCTGGAGTTCGCGGGGGAGACCAAAGCAGAACAGGAGCGAGTGGCGAATGATTACCTCTCGAAGTACGGGGATCGGCCCCGGCGCTACCGTAACGGTCTCGGCTTGGCCATTCCCGACAAGAAGCAGATCGAAGGGCTTCGCCGCGCGGTGCGCTACCTCCTGGCCATCGAGCGGGTGGAGGCGAGGAAGCAGCAGCTTCGCCTGACGAAGGATCAGTTGGACCAACTGAAGGAGAGGAAACGGACGGAAGAGGCCGCAGCGGAGTCCTGCTTGCGCGACCTGTACATTGCTGTGTGGCTGCCGCGCGTCGCGAACGGCGAGATCGCCCTAGAGCGGGTGGAGCGAGGGGGCCGGCCGCTTCAGGCGGCCGGCATCCATGAGCGGGTCATGGAGCTGCTCACCAGCGTCGGGATTCCTCGCCTCCATGGCAGCGTCACCCCTCGCAAGGTCGCGGAACGCGTCAAGCTGGGAGATGCGGTTCCCCAAGGCGGAGCACCGGTTCTGGGTGTCAAGGCGTCCGAGGTTCTGGAGTCCTTCTTCAGAGATCTCGTGCCGCCGCGCCTCGAGTCTTCTGAGGTTCTCCGGAAGGCGATTGTGCGGGGGGTTGCCGAAGGGACATTCGCTTATACAAGCGGCCCCCAACCGGTCCTGGGCGCGGACGGGAAGTTCCAGGTCAGCCGCGACAAGGTGGTCGTCGGACGGCCACTTGCCGAGGACGAGGTGGATTTCGAATCGGGGTTCCTCATGGCGCCTGCAGCAGTCCCCGAGGCGGCAGTCCCTCTAGGCGGCGGAGCCGGTCCGACTCCGTCCGGCACCGCTGGCGGCGGTGAGTTTTCTCCCCAACCAGCGGATTCAGGCGTAGCTCCGGATTCGCCGACTGCCACCCGGGCCGGTACGCGCCCCAGCGCCGTGCGGCTCAGGTTCAAGGCCACCAGAGACCAGATTTTCAAGGCCTTTCCGGCCATCGCGAATCTAGCGGACAAATCGGACGAGCAGAAAGTCACTGTTAGTGTGGAAGGGAGATCGTCAGAAGGTTTCGACCCATCCTGGCTGCGTAACGCGGTCGAAGAACCTCTGGAGGAGGCTAATATCGAGCGAGAACCTGAAGAGCAACCAGAATAA
- a CDS encoding S9 family peptidase yields MKKPLVSLSLIIFIAASGFAQSAPAKRPITVEDLWAVKRVGAPSVSPDGRWVAVEVTSYNMQENNSSSDIWLLATDGRTQRRLTTHTARDAEPQWSPNGQWIAFVSKRDGDEQNQIYLISPEGGEARRLTKIPTGASAIKWFRDSTHLAFISWVWPDLSTDEEQAKRLKERQDAKVKAYVIETTNYRYWDRWLADGRVPHLFVINVQTGERWNVLAGSGIYIARDEPSAALYDISPDGREIALTVDLSKDPGFDPNLDIVTIPARGGSWRNLTSDNPANDSRPRYSPDGSWLAYTRHLIKYAPDRQRVMLINRRTADRQALADDWDYSVNELTWASDSQRLYVTAEDKGRQPIWLLPLTGGQPRRLIEGGTHLNFALSDDGRTIAFVRTSMDVPPTLYAASSDGSDVRKIETFNDQLTAQWQLGPVKEFYFKGWGGESVQMWVIYPPNFDPQKKWPLLHAVHGGPHNAWLDQFHFRWNMHLLASRGHVVAAVNFHGSPGWGDAFTDSIKGQYGTKELEDIERATDFLIAQGYIDPQRLAAAGGSFGGYMVAWMNGHTDRYKAYVCHAGVYDWAPQMASDYVRGRERALGGFHWDNPQGVEKQSARAYAKNFKTPTLITHGELDYRVPVTHGFAYYATLRMLGVPARLVYFPDENHWILKPQNSRLWHQEFFNWIETYIGAGPTDPARLPPEPVSHQQRR; encoded by the coding sequence ATGAAAAAGCCGCTCGTATCTCTCTCATTGATCATCTTCATCGCGGCTTCGGGCTTTGCGCAATCGGCTCCAGCCAAGCGCCCGATCACCGTAGAAGACCTCTGGGCTGTCAAACGTGTTGGAGCGCCTTCGGTCTCGCCCGACGGACGCTGGGTCGCTGTCGAAGTGACCAGTTACAACATGCAGGAGAATAACAGCTCATCGGACATCTGGCTGCTGGCCACCGACGGTCGCACCCAGCGCCGGCTCACAACCCACACGGCGCGCGACGCCGAGCCTCAGTGGTCACCTAACGGGCAGTGGATTGCCTTCGTCAGTAAACGTGACGGCGATGAGCAGAACCAAATTTACCTGATCTCGCCTGAAGGTGGTGAAGCCCGGCGCCTGACGAAAATTCCTACCGGCGCTTCAGCCATCAAATGGTTCCGCGATTCAACCCATCTGGCCTTCATCTCATGGGTCTGGCCAGACCTGAGCACCGATGAGGAGCAGGCCAAACGGCTCAAAGAACGACAAGATGCCAAGGTCAAAGCCTACGTCATCGAGACCACCAATTACCGCTACTGGGACCGTTGGCTGGCCGATGGGCGCGTCCCGCACCTGTTTGTCATCAACGTGCAAACCGGCGAACGTTGGAATGTGTTGGCGGGCAGCGGCATTTACATCGCTCGGGACGAACCCTCAGCCGCTCTCTATGATATTTCTCCGGACGGCCGCGAAATCGCGCTCACTGTTGACTTGTCCAAAGACCCTGGCTTCGATCCCAACTTAGACATCGTGACGATCCCCGCACGGGGCGGCTCGTGGCGCAACTTGACCAGTGATAACCCAGCCAATGACAGCCGTCCACGTTACTCACCCGACGGAAGCTGGCTGGCTTACACGCGACATCTGATCAAATATGCGCCAGACCGACAGCGCGTCATGTTGATCAATCGCCGCACCGCCGACCGACAAGCATTGGCAGACGACTGGGATTATTCAGTTAACGAATTGACTTGGGCATCCGATAGTCAGCGGCTCTATGTGACGGCCGAAGATAAAGGGCGTCAGCCGATTTGGCTGCTGCCATTGACCGGCGGCCAGCCGCGCCGGCTGATTGAAGGAGGCACACATCTGAATTTTGCGTTGAGCGACGATGGGCGCACCATCGCATTCGTTCGCACCAGCATGGACGTGCCGCCCACTCTGTATGCCGCTTCATCCGATGGCAGCGACGTTCGCAAAATTGAAACGTTCAACGATCAACTGACTGCTCAGTGGCAACTCGGTCCGGTGAAGGAGTTCTACTTCAAAGGGTGGGGTGGCGAGTCTGTGCAGATGTGGGTCATCTATCCGCCCAACTTTGATCCACAGAAGAAATGGCCGCTGCTGCATGCCGTGCATGGCGGGCCGCATAATGCCTGGCTTGATCAATTTCATTTTCGCTGGAACATGCACCTATTGGCCAGTCGCGGGCATGTTGTAGCGGCCGTCAATTTTCACGGATCACCGGGCTGGGGCGATGCCTTCACTGATTCGATCAAGGGACAATACGGCACAAAAGAGCTGGAGGATATTGAACGAGCCACCGATTTCTTGATCGCTCAGGGATATATTGATCCGCAGCGGCTGGCCGCTGCCGGCGGCAGTTTTGGCGGCTACATGGTCGCTTGGATGAACGGCCACACCGACCGATATAAAGCCTACGTGTGTCATGCTGGCGTCTATGATTGGGCGCCGCAGATGGCTTCCGATTATGTGCGCGGACGCGAGCGGGCGCTGGGTGGATTTCACTGGGATAATCCGCAAGGCGTGGAAAAGCAATCGGCCAGAGCGTATGCCAAGAATTTCAAGACGCCGACGCTGATCACGCATGGTGAACTCGATTACCGCGTGCCGGTGACGCACGGCTTCGCTTACTACGCCACGTTGCGCATGCTGGGTGTGCCGGCGCGGCTCGTTTACTTCCCTGACGAAAACCATTGGATTCTGAAACCACAGAATTCGCGACTCTGGCATCAGGAGTTTTTCAACTGGATTGAAACCTATATTGGCGCCGGCCCAACTGATCCTGCGCGTCTGCCACCGGAGCCGGTATCGCATCAGCAGAGACGATGA